From Melanotaenia boesemani isolate fMelBoe1 chromosome 12, fMelBoe1.pri, whole genome shotgun sequence, a single genomic window includes:
- the atp6ap2 gene encoding renin receptor, whose protein sequence is MSLTSCRRMEAVSVVAIFCFFVTTGVLGDSLTVLQAPEFVSFQKGDWPVSGERVPDMVALTMGFSVQEDLSWPGLQAGPLFQRPRANVLVVVRGVDSLDLPQNVASYPLENPVPFTLDSVAETVHSLFAEYTPVVLQLAPSEERLYMLGKANAVFEDLPVTLQQIRARLSQDGSVLTSLPLNSLSRNSEADLLFLSEVQVLHDITALLQRHRHLAKDYSPDLYSLELSGLEELSRIYGKDSPQYRDATAILASVLQKFGEDVYRLYGNSAVVEVVTVKTFEAPLTRKSRSILESKQISNPGSPYNLAYKYNFQYAVVFNIVLWLMIALALAVIVIAYNLWNMDPGYDSIIYRMTNQKIRMD, encoded by the exons ATGTCGCTGACGAGCTGCCGAAGGATGGAGGCTGTTTCCGTCGTTGCTATCTTCTGCTTCTTTGTCACAACTG GTGTGCTTGGAGACAGCCTGACGGTGCTGCAGGCTCCAGAGTTTGTGTCATTCCAGAAAGGCGACTGGCCCGTATCTGGAGAGAGGGTCCCTGACATGGTGGCGCTCACCATGGGCTTTTCTGTTCAAGAG gatCTGTCCTGGCCAGGTCTCCAGGCTGGGCCACTGTTTCAGCGACCCCGGGCTAATGTGTTAGTTGTGGTGAGAGGAGTTGATAGTCTGGACTTGCCTCAGAATGTGGCCTCCTACCCCCTGGAGAAT CCTGTCCCCTTCACCCTGGATAGTGTTGCAGAGACTGTTCACTCTTTGTTTGCTGAGTACACCCCTGTAGTGCTTCAGCTGGCTCCCAGTGAGGAG CGGCTCTATATGCTGGGCAAAGCCAACGCTGTGTTTGAAGACTTGCCAGTCACCTTGCAGCAAATCCGTGCTCGTCTGTCCCAGGACGGGTCAGTGCTGACTTCTCTTCCTCTCAACTCTCTCAGCAGAAATTCAGAG GCTGATTTGCTTTTCCTGTCTGAAGTCCAAGTACTGCATGATATCACGGCTCTG CTGCAGAGGCACAGACATTTGGCCAAGGACTACTCCCCAGACTTGTACTCACTGGAATTGTCTGGCTTGGAGGAGCTGAGTCGGATTTATGGCAAAGACTCTCCTCAGTACCGCGACGCCACAGCCATTCTTGCATCTGTGCTTCAAAAG TTTGGAGAAGATGTGTATCGTCTCTATGGTAACAGCGCTGTGGTAGAGGTTGTCACAGTGAAGACCTTTGAAGCTCCTCTGACCAGGAAGTCCCGTTCAATCCTGGAATCTAAACAGATT AGTAACCCAGGCAGCCCGTACAACCTGGCATACAAGTACAATTTTCAGTACGCTGTGGTATTTAACATTGTGCTGTGGCTGATGATCGCTTTGGCCCTTGCTGTCATCGTCATTGCCTACAACCTGTGGAACATGGATCCAGGATATGACAGCATCATCTACAGGATGACCAATCAGAAGATCAGGATGGACTAA